Within Brachyhypopomus gauderio isolate BG-103 chromosome 4, BGAUD_0.2, whole genome shotgun sequence, the genomic segment TAAAAAGGCCGTTAACAATCTGAAGCAAACAACAGTGCGAATGACTGCAGCAGCGGATGATATCAAAGAAGAAAAAACGCGCAGAAACCATGGTCACGACCAGAATACTTCAAAAGCCGACTGTGGAATGATTTATAATGAGAAGCTGCTACCATTCGAGGATTACGCAGGAAACACAACATGCAGAGCATCAGCCATAAAACGCGCCCATGCGGATTCAAATCATTTAACTGCAATCTTAATGGAGGGGAAAACCTGTATAAACAAACACGTTTTTCTTCCTCCGTTACAGACACTAACGCTGTATGATTGGGGAGATGGAAGGGGCCGTCCTTGGGTTAGTGGGGAAGCAGAAGGCTTTCACAGAACAGGCTTTCGCTCATGCCTTGTGTTTTGGCCAGGACTGGGaaagggggggtgggtggggggacTCTGGGGTGGGTGGGGCTACTCTGGGGTGGGTGAGGGGACTCTGGGGTGGGTGAGGGGActctggggtgggtggggggacTCTGGGGTggtctcccccctcccctccggGGCCGGGCGGGGATGTAGCACACCATAGCTGTGGCGAGAGCTGGCACATGGCCCCACGCTACCAGGAATTtcctctcactgtgtgtgtgtgtgtgtgtgtgtgtgttcagctcaaCTGACATGATTAAGTACAGCACTGCAGAAGTGCCTTCTTTAAAATCCTTGAGTGGCAAAACGGTACATTAGAGTTTTCAGCTAGTGCTAGTATGAATATAGCATGCACGGAGAAACGACTCTCCGATTTAAGCTTTCACAGGGTAGCACTTACTGTGCATACATTTCAAGATCATTACAAAACATTACATTTCAGGAAGATCTCAAATTGTAAAGTCCTGAAGATTAGAACATGAAGACTACATGGTAGGATGTTCTGAAGCGCAGCGCTGCAGTAAAAGGACAGAGCGTACGGAGCCGTACCTGCGTACTGCGGCGGGTGTCTGGCCCACACTGAGGGCCACACTGCGGGTGTGGTGAGAGGCCCTGATGGAGTGGGTGACCTGGTGCTGTAGTCCAGGGCCTTCGGGGTTCGGTCCGGCACAGCCGTCCTCCCCAGAAGCCCTGGGGAGTGCGGGCGGAGATAAGTGTGTGGGGTTACGCTGGGTCTGCAACACAGGCAAAAACACAGTGAATGCCTCCAAATCTGCCCTCCATACAGGGATCTAACAAATTAGTTttatggttaaaaaaaaaaaaacaactgacaAAACTGACAATTACAATGAATTAAGACAATATTTCCATCAAATGCAAGTGCTTTGAATATATTTCTGCTGCTTATCTAATCATTGGGTGGTGTAAAGTCATTTCTTTTATTTGCCTCTATGGTAAACAATggcttcttctttttttaaccACCCAAGGATCTGCTGTCTAGCACAAGACTCCACTGTATCTGGAGGTACCTCAGACAGGTGAGTCAGGTGGTTGGCTGGGAGCTGGGAGTGCTTGTTGAGATCGAAAACATCTCGCAGGGCCGCATGGCTCAGGTGGTTCTCCATTTTGCTTGACCCTACTACTTTCTGATTGGAGTGGGTGTACCTCACCTCTTGAAGTCCACCTACGAGCAAACGAGCAAAGGAATATTGGGTAACCGTTCCATTCTTTTGTCAAACCCCAGAAGATCAGACAAATTCCACTTGTGCAATGAACATTCATTGAAGGAATTGTTAGAATGTACCTAATAATGTGTCTATGGTTCCAGTGTTGGGCTGGGACACGGGTCTTGGCTGAGGAGTTGGACTTTTCAAGTCTGTGAACGTGACCATCTTCCGCGTGCTCAAAGGGAGCCCGGAACCAGATTTACCCTGGCATGATGTTGACGCATGACCCTTCACCTTTCTCACAGTGGATTCATCCTCCGAAGAGGTAAAAGCCTCGATATCCTCCGCGTACCTCCGTCTCCTTGCTGCAAACCTACGCCGCAGGGCTAGCCCCCGCCCACTGCCCCCACCCTCCCTGACACTCTGCTGCACTTCAGCTGGGTGATGCAGGACAACACCGAGGTCGTCAGACTCCTCCACGTCCGCTGCGAGGCCGGCTGTGACGCTGGACTCTGGGTTCTGCTTTGCTGGAGGCCCACGCAGGCTCTTGGTCTGATCCacatccctctcttcctcctccgagtGACCGGACACGCACCGGCCTCCatccccctcggccgctcgaacCTCATCGGAGTCGGAGGCCTCCTGGCTCCCCTCAGACAGGCTCCCCTCGCTGCTGTCCGAGCAGCCCCGTGCCCTTCGGACCGCGTGCATCTGCAGCAGTGTGGAAAGGCCCGTGTTCTCGGAGTGGGCGACGGCCAgcgctggctccgcccccttggCCCGGGAGCTGCAGGGGCCCTCGTCCTCACTACCACTGCTGAACTCCAGAACACCAGCATCCGCCAGAGCCTCACCGTGCACCAGCCCGCCTGACCACCTTGCAGGGACACCTCCTGGTCCTGGACCCTACCCAACCCACATGAACACGTTTTTATATTGTAACAGATATAGCTAACAGGTAGGGATGGGGAAACCTTATAAGTATATGTTATATCATTATATTCACTAGgttcattaataaaaaaaatctatcaTACCATGTATGGTAGAAAACATGTTTTTATGATTGTGAATTTATGTAGTCTAAAAACAAGAAGCTCCACGAACACTCATAGAGCCAACAACAAGTGATTAGACAAACCAGGCGCAGGACAAGAACCCTGTTAACAGTTGTTTTTATAGACCTGCCCACCAACACTTGGTTTATCATCAGTTCATGTCAGGCTTTAATAGAAAGACCCACATGTGAGAAGTTTCTCAAGGAAGAGAAGTTTGATAAGTTCTTTACCCTGCTGGGTAAATAAACCCAATAAAGATAGCACACACTTCCGTGTGGTCTTCACCAGTGGTCCGGGGGTGGGGAGTTAACTACATCCATGTGTTGGCTGTCGTACCCGTCCTTACCGTGGGAATGTAGGGATGAGGGGGAGGATgtctgggaaagcagagtggagAAGGATGGGAAAGGAGAGCGCTCCTGTCACGGGTCTGTAGGAGAGAGCAGCTGCTCACCGGCCCAAGGATCCTCTCCTCCACCGCCTGCGTGCTGGCCGTCATGATCCCCACATCCAGCCGGCCCTCCcgctgcagcacacacacacacacacacacacacacacacacacactttccatcAAGTCCATGCAAAAGAATTCAATAGAACAACTAGATTCAGTAGAGTAACTCAGATGTCGTTATCtggggggggcaggggtggAGTGCCCTAACCTCCAGGATACGGTGCGTCAGGCAGGTCCCGTCGGTCTGCAGGCGGAAGAGGTTGCGCATGCCGAACAGCTCCCCTGATTGGCCGTCTGCGCCCTGCACCGCCTCAAAGTACCTCCTGGCATTCTCCCTGCCAATCACCGATGACTGCAGCTGCTACAGCGCCCAGGGAACAGGAGACAGCCAATCAGAGAAAGCCTGGGGTTACAGCTTAATCCTAAACTCCTAATTTCACCTGATCTTGTAGTGAAGACATGATGGGTGTAACTAGTGGACAAGTGGAATTAGGAGAATCGACACTACCTGTTTGTAAAGTTGACGCAGATAGATGATCTCTTCCACCGTCCCAAGAGAGATGAGCCTGAAAACAGTCACGTCCTTACACTGCCCAATGCGATACGCCCTGCGGATTAAAACAAGTACTTTCATGGAACTGCACATGACGTGAAGATCAGTATTGCCTCTCCTGTGTATGTAGAACCTTCTGGCCACGCAGCAGAGCAGAGTGTCTCGTCACATTTGCAAGAGGACGCTAAGAATGCCAGCTGGTGTTTTGACATTGAGCAGAACTGTTTGAACTCACCTGTCAATGGCCTGGAGGTCATTTGCTGGATTCCATGTTGGATCGAATAACACAACCACATTCGCCCCAACAAAGTTGAGTCCAAGACCACCAGCCCTGGAGGCAAACATTACACCACATGGCCAACTTTTAAACTCTAAACTGTGGATAAATGACTTTTTCATACCTAATGGTTGCAACACCTACAAAAAGCACTCATTCACCTTTccaaaaaagaaatcaataaaaaaaaaaacagattactATATTATACATGTTTATAAAATAAACTTGCGAGTAACATTCAGGTAGCACTGACATGGTCGACACCAAGCACAGGTTGATATCATCAGAACCATTGAATTCTTTGACGATGTGCAAACGCTCTTTAGACTTGGTGGTTCCGTCCAACCTGCGGTAGTCCAGACCCTCCGCCATGCAGAAGGTCTCCAGCACATCCAGGAGCTGCACAAGAACACGGACACGTGCTAAACTGTGAATGTAATACCAGTATTGTGCACAAATCTAGGAAGCTTCTTTCTTCTTGTTTACACTATTGTGGTTTTGCTGAAGTTAAATCTAATGATTTGGACCCATTAAATTTTAACATTAAACCTTGTACTAATCCATGTTATTAGTGGTCAATATGCAACATAGAAAACTGGAAAAGTAACTGACTAACATTTTAGTGGTTCATTCGTAACAAAAACTGGCCTAGAGCATTACAACACTAGAAAAGTCAAAAACAGGATCACTGCACTGAGGTAACAAGCTCACCTTAGTAGAAAAGGAAAACAGCAGAACTTTATCTTTCCTTTTGATGGAGTGACTCAGCAGCTTTTGCAGAACCTGAAAAACCACAGACGGTTCATGGTGGAGGAGCTGGCAAACCAAGATGGGTCTCAGCACCACAACACGGGCTCTTTCCCAGGGAGGAGGACAGAGGAGGGAATGAGACATAGATGGGGACGCGTGTCCTCCGTCTCTCCTGTCCACGCACGACGTGGAAGAGCACGTGGAGTGTTTGCTCTACTAGAGGTGCCATAAATGGAGCATCTGCCAACAGCAGCAGCCTCGCCATGTTGGGCCAGGGGGCGAGACGGGCCCTTTGGAGAAAGATGCCCTTGTTATTTCCCAGGGAAGTGTGTCCACAGCCAGCGAGGCCGGACTGGACAGGGCAGGCCAGGGGAGGGTTTAGGCACGTCCTTAGCACAGAAGAGAAATCTAGAGTGCACGTCAAATCACATCTACATGTTTTTCTTGGGACGGTTTTAGTGAAATAGGCGATAAGGCCAATCAAACGTGCAGATCAGTGGGATATGGGGATATGAAATACTGTATTTGAGAAAAGAGCCAGAACCTCTTTTAAGAAAACCGAAAAGTCTAAAATGTCTGACCTTCATTTTTCCACTGTAGATGGGGTCTGACATGGCCTCAAATGCTGCCTGTTTGCATCGTTCTGTAAAGTCTGGAAACCTCATGAAGACTTTCTCGCAGATAGCGGTCACATATTTCTCCTAtgacaacaaaaatatgaaatatgaaacacTAGCTACATGAGTTGCAAAGCCCCAGTACAAAATTAATAAAAGGAATTGTCAGACACCAAACACGTCTGTCTGTTTAATTTAAAACAGATGAGAAATGGGAAAGTTAATATTTTGCCGAACTACTCTGGCTAACATGCCACAGATCAGAATCATTTAATCTACAGTCATCTGTATTTATTCTCAAATGCCTAAATCTGTAGTCCATCAACTTGCATTAGTATCATCAGCTATAGATACAGAAACCCCTTACAATCCCTGACCTGTTGTTTGCTGGTTCCTTCTGTTGACTGCAGTAGGGCGACATGATTGGCCACTTTCCTCAGTATGGTGAGGTAGCTGAAGAACAGCTGTCTGACAGGCACGCCGGACGCACTGGACTTGTGGCAGCATTTTTTCCTGGGTCGTCCGCTGCCACACGTGCACCTCTCCGAGCTGCCCAGCAGCAGGGCCACATCGTCAGTGTCGAGCACGGCGCGGTACACAGCCTGCTGGAAGTCCGTCAGGGAGCAGTACGCGACCTACACAGGAGCGTGGAGATATCAAGTCATCATAGTATGTAAACTGGCTTACAGTaagataaaaaaatatattattttattaaacgACTAAAGGATAATGGTTTCTTGGTCATTAAATGAGGTATGAAATTTCATTTCCACATGCA encodes:
- the ercc6l2 gene encoding DNA excision repair protein ERCC-6-like 2 isoform X2, with translation MDDGDTGLISVSRTATMINAPSEDEKPLFHTNQSPGPSEPLLLAGNGVQVPYTINRYLREYQREGIKFIYNSYVKSRGCILGDDMGLGKTVQVISFLAAVLKKTGTWKDVENNRPEFLQSQRSSESPKTKRAFLIVAPLSVIYNWKDELDTWGHFKTVIVHGVKKEEELARVNRGRCEVALTTYETLRLCLDQFNSIDWAAVIVDEVHKLKNYKSQITQAMKHLRCKVRVGLTGTILQNNLEELWCVMDWAIPGCLGSLGSFKNKFSDPIEWGQKHSVTKRVLAEGRRAVQILAKRLSRWFLRRTKALISEQLPKKDDRVAYCSLTDFQQAVYRAVLDTDDVALLLGSSERCTCGSGRPRKKCCHKSSASGVPVRQLFFSYLTILRKVANHVALLQSTEGTSKQQEKYVTAICEKVFMRFPDFTERCKQAAFEAMSDPIYSGKMKVLQKLLSHSIKRKDKVLLFSFSTKLLDVLETFCMAEGLDYRRLDGTTKSKERLHIVKEFNGSDDINLCLVSTMAGGLGLNFVGANVVVLFDPTWNPANDLQAIDRAYRIGQCKDVTVFRLISLGTVEEIIYLRQLYKQQLQSSVIGRENARRYFEAVQGADGQSGELFGMRNLFRLQTDGTCLTHRILEREGRLDVGIMTASTQAVEERILGPGPGPGGVPARWSGGLVHGEALADAGVLEFSSGSEDEGPCSSRAKGAEPALAVAHSENTGLSTLLQMHAVRRARGCSDSSEGSLSEGSQEASDSDEVRAAEGDGGRCVSGHSEEEERDVDQTKSLRGPPAKQNPESSVTAGLAADVEESDDLGVVLHHPAEVQQSVREGGGSGRGLALRRRFAARRRRYAEDIEAFTSSEDESTVRKVKGHASTSCQGKSGSGLPLSTRKMVTFTDLKSPTPQPRPVSQPNTGTIDTLLGGLQEVRYTHSNQKVVGSSKMENHLSHAALRDVFDLNKHSQLPANHLTHLSETQRNPTHLSPPALPRASGEDGCAGPNPEGPGLQHQVTHSIRASHHTRSVALSVGQTPAAVRRKQLEEMAQFFGAKSVQEFAGELVRSSSAQRLSKLVQFYSHMSPELTDIIKKTFSNPEIELKGPAWQPPSACDTAEQRPTSHRTISTSNRRSHEKVPEESRAASKKKRMTRVQCTKNLSRPCKGQFELAATKISESGQNLMGLPQKPYTGVEPQPQPTNCSPVNPGVVRPCKDQVSSAELSSFARTDLPEPGSAQVNKAFITDLIGDTSILNDLFTSKRSGEGPTSTSAPVSAPTERTKSKGKDFWDILNEGNEECINKLTDLTQVEKLCRRAPVSGRSKLQNKLESSQLWKKNEKFLWKT
- the ercc6l2 gene encoding DNA excision repair protein ERCC-6-like 2 isoform X1, with translation MDDGDTGLISVSRTATMINAPSEDEKPLFHTNQSPGPSEPLLLAGNGVQVPYTINRYLREYQREGIKFIYNSYVKSRGCILGDDMGLGKTVQVISFLAAVLKKTGTWKDVENNRPEFLQSQRSSESPKTKRAFLIVAPLSVIYNWKDELDTWGHFKTVIVHGVKKEEELARVNRGRCEVALTTYETLRLCLDQFNSIDWAAVIVDEVHKLKNYKSQITQAMKHLRCKVRVGLTGTILQNNLEELWCVMDWAIPGCLGSLGSFKNKFSDPIEWGQKHSVTKRVLAEGRRAVQILAKRLSRWFLRRTKALISEQLPKKDDRVAYCSLTDFQQAVYRAVLDTDDVALLLGSSERCTCGSGRPRKKCCHKSSASGVPVRQLFFSYLTILRKVANHVALLQSTEGTSKQQEKYVTAICEKVFMRFPDFTERCKQAAFEAMSDPIYSGKMKVLQKLLSHSIKRKDKVLLFSFSTKLLDVLETFCMAEGLDYRRLDGTTKSKERLHIVKEFNGSDDINLCLVSTMAGGLGLNFVGANVVVLFDPTWNPANDLQAIDRAYRIGQCKDVTVFRLISLGTVEEIIYLRQLYKQQLQSSVIGRENARRYFEAVQGADGQSGELFGMRNLFRLQTDGTCLTHRILEREGRLDVGIMTASTQAVEERILGPVSSCSLLQTRDRSALLSHPSPLCFPRHPPPHPYIPTGPGPGGVPARWSGGLVHGEALADAGVLEFSSGSEDEGPCSSRAKGAEPALAVAHSENTGLSTLLQMHAVRRARGCSDSSEGSLSEGSQEASDSDEVRAAEGDGGRCVSGHSEEEERDVDQTKSLRGPPAKQNPESSVTAGLAADVEESDDLGVVLHHPAEVQQSVREGGGSGRGLALRRRFAARRRRYAEDIEAFTSSEDESTVRKVKGHASTSCQGKSGSGLPLSTRKMVTFTDLKSPTPQPRPVSQPNTGTIDTLLGGLQEVRYTHSNQKVVGSSKMENHLSHAALRDVFDLNKHSQLPANHLTHLSETQRNPTHLSPPALPRASGEDGCAGPNPEGPGLQHQVTHSIRASHHTRSVALSVGQTPAAVRRKQLEEMAQFFGAKSVQEFAGELVRSSSAQRLSKLVQFYSHMSPELTDIIKKTFSNPEIELKGPAWQPPSACDTAEQRPTSHRTISTSNRRSHEKVPEESRAASKKKRMTRVQCTKNLSRPCKGQFELAATKISESGQNLMGLPQKPYTGVEPQPQPTNCSPVNPGVVRPCKDQVSSAELSSFARTDLPEPGSAQVNKAFITDLIGDTSILNDLFTSKRSGEGPTSTSAPVSAPTERTKSKGKDFWDILNEGNEECINKLTDLTQVEKLCRRAPVSGRSKLQNKLESSQLWKKNEKFLWKT